From a single Pirellulales bacterium genomic region:
- the flgC gene encoding flagellar basal body rod protein FlgC, which yields MFEALNISTSALVAQRIRLDAISSNIANLSTTHNEAGQVAPYQPRFVVFKPDSDVHSPEGALGVKVDSVEISQQPPLWRYQPGNPDAQTEGPHKGYVAYPDIDMNTEFVDSLNATRAYEANVGVMEASKSMFSQALRILG from the coding sequence ATGTTCGAAGCTCTCAACATCAGCACCAGTGCGCTGGTGGCGCAGCGCATCCGGCTGGATGCCATCTCAAGCAACATCGCCAACCTTTCGACGACACACAACGAAGCGGGCCAGGTGGCCCCCTACCAACCGCGATTCGTCGTGTTCAAGCCCGACAGCGACGTGCATTCGCCCGAAGGGGCGCTGGGCGTGAAAGTCGATTCGGTTGAAATCTCGCAGCAGCCGCCGCTATGGCGCTATCAGCCGGGCAATCCCGATGCCCAAACCGAGGGCCCGCACAAGGGCTACGTCGCATATCCCGACATCGATATGAACACCGAATTCGTCGACTCGCTCAACGCCACTCGGGCCTACGAGGCGAATGTCGGCGTGATGGAAGCGAGCAAGAGCATGTTTTCGCAGGCGCTACGGATCCTTGGATAA
- a CDS encoding alpha/beta hydrolase-fold protein, with amino-acid sequence MLPAKRPAISGRGPYSLFAPLHYEPNYAYPLLVWLHGPGHDEQQLRRIMPSISLRNYVAVAPRGTIVAPNGAAAIAPGKIATVATATISDASASVDAASAAGHGWRQTEGHIQAAELRVMECLDAAAEKFHVAPDRCFLAGYGSGGTMAFRIALRNPQCFAGVLSLSGPFPSGRSPLAQLHDVRRLEVFIACCRAGSLYPTETVCHDLRLLHTAGMSVVLREYPGDDALTPQMLADMDRWLMEQVTGAREGLRAKG; translated from the coding sequence ATGCTTCCGGCAAAGAGGCCGGCGATTTCGGGCCGCGGGCCCTATTCTCTTTTCGCACCGCTGCATTATGAACCGAATTACGCCTATCCGCTTCTGGTCTGGCTGCACGGACCGGGCCACGACGAGCAGCAATTGCGGCGCATTATGCCGTCAATCAGCTTGCGAAACTACGTGGCCGTGGCGCCGCGCGGCACGATCGTGGCTCCGAATGGCGCGGCCGCGATCGCACCGGGCAAGATAGCAACGGTGGCAACTGCCACGATTTCAGATGCGAGCGCTTCCGTCGATGCCGCTTCCGCGGCCGGCCACGGTTGGCGACAAACCGAAGGACACATCCAGGCTGCCGAGTTGCGCGTGATGGAATGCTTGGATGCGGCCGCCGAGAAATTCCACGTCGCGCCAGACCGCTGCTTTCTCGCAGGTTATGGTTCGGGCGGAACGATGGCTTTTCGCATCGCTCTGCGCAATCCACAATGTTTTGCCGGCGTATTATCGCTGTCCGGGCCATTCCCCAGCGGCCGGTCTCCGCTTGCCCAACTGCACGACGTGCGCCGGTTGGAGGTGTTTATCGCATGCTGCCGCGCCGGCAGCCTTTATCCGACGGAGACGGTCTGCCACGATCTGCGACTCCTTCACACTGCCGGCATGTCGGTCGTGCTGCGCGAGTATCCCGGCGACGACGCGCTCACACCCCAAATGCTCGCCGATATGGATCGTTGGCTGATGGAACAGGTAACCGGCGCCCGGGAAGGCCTCCGTGCCAAGGGGTAA
- a CDS encoding HAMP domain-containing sensor histidine kinase, whose protein sequence is MTQAATIFEPLPLDGSADLQTVLAAWHGATVRLEQTHEALRSEVQRLTQELEVKNRELARKNRLADLGQMASHIAHEVRNSLVPVTLYLSLLRRSISADEGNRELVDKIAAGFTALDATVSDLLNFTADRDPQRQPFAIRELLEDIVGSLAPQFAAQGIQSRLDAATGQVVVADRDMIRRAILNLLLNALDVMPEGGQLVVKASTSPSDLSIEVADSGPGLSPEARQRAFEPFFTTKSNGTGLGLAIVERIAAAHGGEISSSESPLGGAAFALRIPFRRQEAT, encoded by the coding sequence ATGACGCAAGCGGCAACCATTTTCGAACCGCTGCCGCTCGACGGCAGCGCCGATCTGCAAACGGTGCTGGCGGCATGGCATGGAGCCACCGTGCGCCTCGAGCAGACACACGAAGCGCTTCGTTCGGAAGTGCAGCGGCTCACGCAGGAGCTGGAGGTCAAGAATCGCGAGTTGGCCCGCAAAAATCGCCTCGCCGATTTGGGCCAGATGGCATCGCACATCGCCCACGAGGTTCGCAACAGCCTCGTTCCCGTCACGCTCTACTTGAGCTTGCTGCGGCGCAGCATATCGGCCGACGAGGGCAATCGCGAGTTGGTCGATAAGATCGCTGCCGGATTCACGGCCTTGGATGCCACGGTAAGCGATTTGCTGAATTTCACCGCCGACCGCGACCCGCAACGGCAACCGTTCGCGATTCGCGAATTGCTTGAAGACATCGTCGGTTCGCTCGCGCCGCAGTTCGCCGCGCAAGGAATCCAATCGCGGCTTGACGCTGCCACAGGGCAAGTGGTCGTCGCCGATCGCGATATGATCCGCCGGGCGATCTTGAATCTTCTGCTGAATGCCCTGGATGTGATGCCCGAGGGCGGACAACTCGTCGTCAAAGCATCGACGAGCCCCTCGGATCTATCGATCGAAGTGGCCGACAGCGGGCCGGGGCTCTCACCCGAGGCGCGGCAAAGGGCGTTCGAACCGTTCTTCACCACGAAGAGTAACGGCACCGGCCTGGGGCTTGCCATCGTCGAGCGAATCGCGGCGGCCCACGGCGGCGAAATCAGTTCGTCGGAGAGCCCACTCGGCGGGGCCGCGTTCGCGCTCCGCATTCCGTTCCGCCGACAGGAGGCAACGTAA
- the mdh gene encoding malate dehydrogenase has protein sequence MRRAKISIIGAGNVGATTAHWCAAAELGDIVLLDIPQTEGMPAGKALDLMQASPIVGFDSRLVGTTSYSDTRESDVVVITAGIARKPGMSRDDLLSTNAKIVGAVAAEIKNSSPNAVIIVVSNPLDAMVQRAYQVSGFAPQRVLGQAGVLDTARYRAFLAMELGVSVEDISALLMGGHGDTMVPLASCTSVGGIPVAQLLDRRRLDEIIRRTRNGGAEIVGLLKTGSAYYAPAAATAQMVEAIVRDKKRLIPCAAYCDKEYGVGGYFVGVPVILGSGGVERVVQIELNSEERAAFQKSIDAVKELVKAMAALTG, from the coding sequence ATGCGTCGAGCGAAAATTTCGATCATCGGAGCGGGCAATGTCGGCGCCACGACCGCCCATTGGTGCGCGGCCGCCGAATTGGGCGATATCGTTCTGCTCGATATCCCCCAAACCGAAGGCATGCCGGCCGGCAAAGCGCTCGACCTGATGCAAGCTTCGCCCATCGTAGGCTTCGATTCCCGGCTCGTCGGCACCACCAGCTACTCCGACACTCGCGAGAGCGACGTCGTCGTAATCACCGCCGGAATCGCCCGCAAGCCCGGCATGAGCCGCGACGATCTTCTTTCGACCAACGCCAAGATCGTCGGCGCGGTTGCGGCAGAAATCAAGAACTCCAGCCCGAATGCCGTGATTATCGTCGTCAGCAATCCGCTGGATGCGATGGTGCAGCGGGCGTATCAAGTCAGCGGTTTTGCGCCGCAGCGCGTGCTCGGTCAGGCCGGGGTTCTCGACACGGCCCGTTATCGCGCTTTTTTGGCGATGGAACTGGGCGTGAGCGTCGAGGATATCTCCGCGCTTTTGATGGGAGGCCATGGCGACACGATGGTTCCGCTGGCAAGCTGCACCTCGGTCGGCGGCATTCCTGTCGCGCAACTTCTCGATCGCCGGCGGCTCGATGAAATTATCCGGCGTACTCGCAACGGCGGCGCGGAGATCGTCGGGTTGTTGAAAACCGGCAGCGCCTATTATGCTCCCGCCGCGGCGACCGCCCAGATGGTCGAAGCGATTGTTCGCGACAAGAAGCGATTGATCCCTTGCGCGGCCTATTGCGACAAGGAGTATGGCGTCGGCGGCTATTTCGTCGGCGTGCCGGTGATCTTGGGTTCCGGCGGCGTCGAGCGCGTCGTGCAAATCGAATTGAACTCCGAGGAACGAGCCGCGTTTCAAAAAAGCATCGATGCGGTGAAAGAGTTGGTGAAGGCGATGGCGGCTTTGACCGGCTGA
- a CDS encoding tetratricopeptide repeat protein codes for MERKQPKKDAAPKAEQPAGGMSARLLAGVRARLGKVSRRTRLAVLFGGLTVAANLILVVGWLHYKAAKSNGPAAKEDYLGRAWAALDRGAYFEAKRQAHLARNSDLTDEQASSPAFILGAAEAMQADTLWEEDQRRYYLVASHYLEESHRMGFPLDREGQGLFLLGKSLCLSRQYNASRKVLEEALAGDPDDARELHWLAAVAYQNGSPSVLKKAMAQIDQYLADKGLSPAERDQGLLAKGQILFKSGRKEACLALLEKIPPDSASFTDAIVLRGQLLKQAAEKAKAALPAGATADARRAVEKQFRDAIATLRKAQNRGSSAERVVPQSMYLIGECFLSMNDNHAALDQFRRIRKGYPDSIEGVASAFQEADLLRRFDQDTDATAAYRRAVEAVGDPAEYHNSILSLDDLRVRLAEAYQAYLKSGKYQQAIDLASTTFPLFPRERQVELIAQAHEAWASLLGDQAEHAAGVEGREIARHARAELRQAGGAYAQLAELQLATRTYTEDVWNSAECLLAGHDFRGTVRMLDEYLRYELRHRRPRALLNLGEAELSLRRYDRALDALGECIAVYPSDSAAYRARLLAAKAQIDKGNMKEAERLLLANLDDGYLTPKSFEWRDSLFAYGNLLQSEGRDAEAIPKLEEFVERYPDSPNQIEARYLVAEAYRRSAKVPREKLETDAIETSRIDHAKEMQQLLSAALEQYEKVEELLNLRQEQRQLDTLEQSILRNCYFARGSTLFEMGRFEDAIHAYSAATNHYQRQPIVLEALMQIAACYRRLGKPDEARNTMAQAKVMLERISPGAKFADTTLYNRDEWSRVLNWYANL; via the coding sequence ATGGAACGCAAACAGCCAAAAAAAGACGCCGCTCCGAAAGCGGAGCAGCCGGCCGGCGGAATGTCGGCCCGGCTGTTGGCCGGCGTTCGGGCCCGACTGGGAAAGGTCTCGCGTCGCACGCGGCTTGCCGTGCTGTTCGGCGGGCTCACCGTCGCCGCCAATTTAATCCTCGTCGTCGGTTGGTTGCATTACAAGGCGGCCAAGTCGAACGGACCGGCTGCGAAGGAAGATTACTTGGGCAGGGCCTGGGCCGCGCTCGACCGCGGCGCTTATTTCGAAGCCAAGCGGCAAGCACATTTGGCGCGCAATTCCGATCTGACGGACGAACAAGCCAGCAGTCCGGCGTTCATCCTTGGCGCCGCGGAGGCGATGCAAGCCGACACGCTCTGGGAGGAAGACCAGCGACGCTATTATCTCGTCGCATCTCACTATCTGGAAGAATCGCACCGCATGGGCTTTCCGCTCGACCGCGAGGGGCAGGGCTTGTTCCTCTTAGGAAAAAGTCTCTGTCTCAGCCGGCAATACAACGCCAGCCGCAAAGTGCTCGAAGAGGCGCTTGCCGGCGATCCCGATGATGCTCGTGAACTCCACTGGCTTGCAGCCGTCGCTTATCAAAACGGCTCGCCCTCGGTTTTGAAAAAAGCGATGGCGCAGATCGATCAATATCTGGCCGACAAAGGCCTTTCGCCCGCCGAGCGGGATCAGGGGCTGCTGGCCAAGGGGCAGATCCTCTTCAAGAGCGGCCGAAAGGAAGCGTGCTTGGCGTTGTTGGAAAAGATTCCGCCGGATTCAGCCTCGTTCACCGATGCGATCGTTCTCCGCGGCCAACTTCTCAAGCAGGCCGCGGAAAAAGCGAAAGCCGCTCTGCCCGCCGGCGCCACGGCCGACGCCCGCCGCGCGGTCGAAAAGCAATTTCGCGACGCCATCGCCACGCTCCGCAAGGCCCAAAACCGCGGCAGCTCTGCCGAACGCGTCGTGCCACAATCGATGTACCTCATCGGCGAATGCTTCCTGTCGATGAACGACAATCATGCCGCTCTCGATCAGTTCCGCCGCATTCGCAAGGGCTATCCCGATAGCATCGAAGGCGTCGCCTCGGCGTTTCAAGAAGCCGACCTGCTGCGACGCTTCGATCAAGACACCGATGCGACCGCCGCCTATCGCCGGGCCGTCGAGGCCGTCGGCGACCCGGCTGAATATCACAATTCGATCCTCTCGCTGGATGACCTCCGCGTCCGCTTGGCCGAGGCGTATCAAGCCTATTTGAAGTCGGGCAAATATCAACAGGCGATCGATTTGGCGTCGACGACGTTTCCCTTGTTTCCGCGCGAGCGGCAAGTGGAATTGATCGCCCAGGCGCACGAGGCCTGGGCCTCGCTGTTGGGCGATCAGGCCGAACATGCAGCCGGCGTCGAAGGCCGGGAAATTGCCCGCCACGCTCGAGCCGAATTGCGCCAAGCCGGCGGAGCCTATGCTCAACTCGCCGAACTTCAATTGGCCACGCGGACGTACACCGAAGATGTATGGAATAGCGCCGAATGCCTGCTCGCGGGCCACGATTTCCGCGGCACCGTGCGCATGCTCGATGAATATCTGCGATACGAATTGCGCCATCGCCGTCCGCGGGCACTGCTGAACCTCGGCGAAGCGGAATTGTCGCTTCGGCGTTACGACCGAGCGCTCGACGCCCTCGGCGAATGCATCGCCGTCTATCCCTCGGATTCGGCCGCCTATCGAGCGCGGCTTTTGGCCGCAAAGGCGCAGATCGACAAAGGAAACATGAAGGAGGCCGAACGCCTGCTGCTCGCGAATCTCGACGACGGCTATCTGACGCCGAAGAGCTTCGAGTGGCGCGATTCTCTGTTTGCCTACGGTAATCTGTTGCAATCGGAAGGGCGTGATGCCGAGGCGATTCCCAAATTGGAGGAATTCGTCGAGCGGTATCCGGATTCGCCAAATCAGATTGAGGCCCGCTATCTCGTGGCGGAGGCCTATCGCCGCAGCGCAAAAGTGCCGCGCGAGAAATTGGAAACCGACGCGATCGAAACGTCGCGCATCGATCACGCCAAAGAAATGCAGCAACTTCTTTCTGCCGCCCTCGAACAGTATGAGAAAGTGGAAGAGCTCCTCAATCTTCGGCAGGAGCAGCGCCAGCTCGATACGTTGGAGCAATCGATCTTGCGAAACTGTTATTTCGCCCGCGGCTCGACGCTCTTCGAAATGGGCCGTTTCGAAGACGCCATCCATGCCTATTCTGCCGCGACAAACCACTATCAGCGTCAGCCGATCGTGCTCGAAGCCCTGATGCAAATCGCCGCCTGCTATCGCCGCTTGGGCAAACCCGACGAAGCGCGCAACACGATGGCGCAGGCCAAGGTGATGCTGGAGCGGATCAGCCCCGGGGCCAAATTCGCCGATACGACGCTCTACAACCGCGACGAATGGAGTCGAGTCCTAAACTGGTACGCCAACCTATAA
- the flgB gene encoding flagellar basal body rod protein FlgB, which produces MSLSIFDSPVLEHVVRFTAARHNVLAGNIANIDTPGYRAADLSPEMFQTQLKEAVEASRSAESNPSDGSTDETTEAYQSVAATAHTLVYHDGTNLDIEQQASELAKNMMQYNLALSLMTTQFHTFEAVISERA; this is translated from the coding sequence ATGTCGCTTTCGATATTCGATTCCCCGGTGTTGGAACACGTCGTCAGGTTTACCGCCGCCCGGCACAATGTGCTGGCCGGCAACATTGCCAATATCGACACTCCCGGCTATCGTGCTGCCGATTTGTCGCCGGAGATGTTTCAAACGCAATTGAAAGAGGCAGTCGAAGCCAGCCGCTCGGCCGAAAGCAATCCATCGGATGGCTCGACGGACGAAACCACCGAAGCCTACCAATCCGTCGCCGCCACGGCACATACGCTGGTGTATCACGACGGCACGAATCTCGACATCGAGCAACAAGCGTCGGAGTTGGCGAAAAACATGATGCAATACAACCTGGCTTTGTCGCTGATGACGACTCAGTTTCATACGTTCGAGGCCGTGATCAGCGAGCGTGCTTAA
- a CDS encoding sigma-54 dependent transcriptional regulator, whose product MTTKPCVMPSMDLPAQPAAAPLVATSANGCTPTANSAGAISSSAASSGARVLVVDDHRQARESMADVLRRAGHQVETLVSAVEAIKVLERESFDVIVTDLQMPGMNGLEFIHHLQQRPHGAQVLMVTAHASVASAVDAMRHGAFDYIEKPFNVDQLEHLVARAIQHGRLLDRKGNIEPTAGPGAPVMIGTSASMQILRMRIAQVARTSETVLIGGESGTGKELVARAIHAASDRRGAPLVSLNCPVLSAHLMESELFGHERGAFTGAESPRTGRFELADGGTILLDEITEIELPLQAKLLRVLQERSFERVGSSTTRDVDVRVLATTNRHLREEVTAGRFREDLYYRLAVLPITIPPLRERREDVQQLVEYFLCRAAERLHRPVCEMEPDAMQLLVEYHWPGNVRELENIVTRASVLNLGLPIAADQLRDWLIDAPRPAATSGATTSGLATAAIGSMPAAIEPSLNLEEMERKLIEATLERFDGHRAKSAQALGIGIRTLSGKLKAYGYAPRAKNRM is encoded by the coding sequence ATGACCACAAAGCCATGCGTCATGCCGTCGATGGATTTGCCAGCCCAGCCAGCCGCAGCGCCGTTGGTGGCCACGTCTGCGAACGGTTGTACGCCGACGGCAAACTCGGCCGGCGCCATTTCATCGAGCGCCGCAAGCTCAGGCGCGCGGGTCTTGGTGGTCGACGACCACCGCCAAGCCCGCGAATCGATGGCCGACGTGCTCCGCCGCGCAGGTCATCAAGTCGAAACACTCGTCAGCGCTGTCGAAGCCATCAAAGTGCTCGAGCGCGAAAGTTTCGACGTAATCGTCACCGATCTGCAAATGCCCGGCATGAACGGCTTGGAATTCATTCATCACCTGCAGCAGCGTCCGCACGGGGCGCAGGTGCTGATGGTGACGGCCCATGCCTCGGTCGCTTCGGCCGTCGATGCGATGCGGCACGGCGCGTTTGATTATATCGAGAAGCCTTTCAACGTCGATCAGCTCGAGCACTTGGTGGCCCGAGCGATTCAGCATGGCCGCCTGCTCGATCGGAAGGGAAACATCGAACCGACCGCGGGCCCAGGCGCTCCGGTGATGATCGGCACAAGCGCGTCGATGCAAATCCTGCGGATGCGGATCGCCCAAGTGGCCCGCACGTCGGAAACGGTGCTGATCGGGGGCGAAAGCGGAACGGGGAAGGAACTGGTCGCTCGGGCCATCCATGCCGCGAGCGACCGTCGCGGCGCCCCGCTGGTGAGCCTGAATTGCCCGGTGCTCTCGGCCCATTTGATGGAAAGCGAACTTTTTGGCCATGAGCGCGGCGCGTTTACCGGCGCTGAGAGTCCCCGCACGGGACGCTTCGAATTGGCCGACGGCGGCACGATTCTATTGGACGAAATCACAGAGATCGAATTGCCGCTGCAAGCGAAGCTGCTGCGCGTCTTGCAGGAGCGGTCGTTTGAGCGCGTCGGTTCGAGCACGACTCGCGATGTCGATGTGCGCGTGCTCGCAACGACGAACCGCCATCTGCGAGAGGAAGTGACGGCCGGCCGGTTTCGTGAAGATCTTTACTACCGCCTTGCCGTGCTACCGATCACGATTCCGCCGCTGCGCGAGCGGCGCGAGGATGTGCAACAGTTGGTCGAGTACTTTCTGTGCCGCGCCGCCGAGCGGTTGCACCGGCCGGTATGCGAAATGGAGCCGGACGCGATGCAATTGCTCGTCGAATACCATTGGCCGGGCAATGTGCGCGAGTTGGAAAACATTGTCACCCGCGCGAGCGTGCTGAATCTCGGCCTGCCCATCGCAGCCGACCAATTGCGCGATTGGTTGATCGATGCTCCGCGGCCTGCGGCGACGAGCGGGGCGACAACGAGTGGGCTCGCGACGGCGGCAATCGGGTCGATGCCCGCAGCCATCGAGCCGAGCCTGAATCTAGAGGAGATGGAGCGGAAGCTGATCGAGGCCACGCTCGAACGCTTCGATGGCCACCGGGCCAAATCGGCTCAAGCCCTCGGAATCGGAATCCGCACGCTCTCGGGCAAACTCAAAGCGTATGGCTACGCACCGCGAGCAAAGAACCGAATGTAA